One window of Quercus robur chromosome 5, dhQueRobu3.1, whole genome shotgun sequence genomic DNA carries:
- the LOC126725373 gene encoding 1-aminocyclopropane-1-carboxylate oxidase has translation MAMSPEHMSENPIDFRAPPPSPIASGRRSTVTNDDILTEFLEHSLRVPDLVLPDKAFPRQKFIESPPVIDLQSLVSKESDSISKILDSLAGIGCFQLVNHKIPGETIRAALAAATGVFWVPQEKKAAVTRSLERPFGFEEGHGEEGESDLSEEFVWCRDEGLKLEMEGIWPVGYSNFSQKMETLLLDIEKVAEKILVALWENSLRKSEYGNEMTQEQEVGSVCCLYKHSRNVPSDRWYDVIRMLIRGTDYSHALCLHLCDGSSEFHVYSKKGWVSFTPEKDALIITVGDQIQALSGGHYKHVIGRPIYQDEKEDSISMAFLCSPPSSTTTTTTTTTTSHSRTNKDKTISLGQQALAALILTLIYQLFVYICKKF, from the exons ATGGCAATGTCACCTGAACATATGTCCGAAAACCCAATTGATTTCCGTGCCCCGCCGCCTTCTCCGATTGCCAGTGGCCGAAGATCTACCGTCACCAATGATGACATCCTCACTGAATTCCTCGAGCACTCGCTACGTGTCCCGGACCTTGTCTTGCCTGACAAGGCCTTTCCCCGCCAAAAGTTCATCGAAAGCCCCCCTGTTATTGATCTCCAATCCTTGGTTTCCAAGGAAAGTGATTCAATTTCAAAGATTTTGGATTCTCTAGCTGGGATTGGGTGCTTTCAGCTAGTGAATCATAAAATTCCGGGTGAAACTATACGTGCAGCACTGGCAGCCGCCACCGGGGTTTTTTGGGTCCCGCAGGAGAAGAAGGCGGCGGTGACAAGGTCCTTGGAAAGGCCTTTTGGGTTTGAGGAGGGTCATGGAGAGGAGGGTGAGAGTGATTTGAGTGAAGAGTTTGTGTGGTGTAGAGATGAAGGTTTGAAGTTGGAAATGGAGGGAATTTGGCCAGTTGGGTATTCAAATTTCAG CCAGAAAATGGAGACTCTTTTACTGGATATAGAGAAGGTTGCTGAGAAAATTCTAGTAGCCCTTTGGGAAAACTCTCTAAGAAAATCAGAGTATGGAAATGAAATGACACAAGAGCAAGAAGTTGGGTCAGTATGTTGTCTCTACAAGCATAGCAGAAATGTTCCATCTGATCGGTGGTATGATGTGATCAGGATGCTGATAAGGGGCACTGATTACTCTCATGCCTTGTGCTTGCATTTATGTGATGGGTCTTCAGAGTTTCATGTTTACTCCAAGAAAGGTTGGGTCTCTTTTACCCCAGAAAAAGATGCCCTCATTATCACAGTTGGAGACCAAATCCAG GCATTAAGTGGTGGGCATTACAAGCATGTGATAGGCAGGCCAATCTATCAAGATGAGAAAGAGGACTCAATATCAATGGCTTTTCTCTGTTCCCCTCCAAGttccacaaccaccaccaccaccaccactaccaccagcCACTCTAGAACCAACAAGGACAAGACCATTTCACTGGGTCAACAAGCCTTGGCAGCTTTAATTTTGACTCTTATATACCAACTTTTCGTTTACATTTGTAAGAAATTTTGA